One segment of Solanum stenotomum isolate F172 chromosome 1, ASM1918654v1, whole genome shotgun sequence DNA contains the following:
- the LOC125877323 gene encoding uncharacterized protein LOC125877323 isoform X1, translating to MMTTKVFNGANVFMSRNLVPPEQFDALHDALKLNGAQVLLCCDPSRNAPTDYHVISSPQHEKFGDLQAKGCNLIGPQCVLSCAKEQRPLPQLGFTCCLAMDGVKILASGFEMDEKVEIGKLVIAMGGVLQTKASLDVSFVIVKNVLAAKYKWAYNILKKPIVTINWLHQCWKEHRLVPQESFKILPFSGLTISVTRVPADERKDMEKIILQNGGKYSPELTRKCSHLICDVPEGDKFKVAKRWGCIHTVTKRWFEQSVARRACLNEESYPVQAGSNTLSTVRMTNQHSLEKGIRNLQGLSSLATASNAEPFFCSRVADSDLEATLSQNMSATSSYVPVFTKEPENSPAEYPKSDYSAPVSTKGEKSGATTEQENNGCDGVVADDSETDDNDLYLADCRILIVGFNASEMRKLVNLVRKGGGSRYMSFSEKLTHIIAGNPSENEIKELRNLAALGVIHVVKSGWLEDCDRENKEVPVLRKHIAYDLLLPKDPMHCSNGAAITTTMKRQGKSYVHPMSSDEQAWRSKDSRCAMPSYENKELENMNDVGTSLGENGVQHQPYASNGKEELKIPNESSCAVNGRKPSSVFEGRQFCFSASFPADRRAEIVEWVNQGGGVVVKDQNDTNVHFTVECHGMLRSEKAGAATTFVSSHWIKSCLEDGCLLDVGNHILYSPLPCRVPFPAFKSFRLCVSQYDEKERQLLRNLCFTIGAKFVEKLTKKVTHLLCKFTDGPKYEAACKWGIQPVTCEWIYECIKQNKIVSADPFYPKEVTSEDREAGACTVSQFPTQAFGMISGDTVSQPQTQHQELVNVRTEAFAGRSTAKEEKKYSSTWNKKARLLVVEEPKCSLSCSPKESNAFCGASPPEKNLIGSTNEGSSAVPDVAAAIEDLLEQTSKIHDQKSPSRSECDKELFTSGCNNLAQGHGDHHATLGLSNHWTNRFEKEDETHTHSGDATANVYDHFSETQTDSQVVGYAEDLSGRQMIIDRVRTRSSGLT from the exons ATGATGACGACGAAGGTCTTCAACGGAGCAAATGTCTTCATGTCGCGGAATCTCGTCCCGCCGGAGCAATTCGACGCGCTTCACGACGCGCTCAAGCTCAACGGAGCTCAAGTCTTACTCTGTTGCGATCCTTCACGGAATGCTCCCACTGATTATCATGTCATTTCTTCTCCCCAGCAT GAGAAGTTTGGGGATCTTCAAGCTAAGGGCTGCAACTTGATAG GTCCTCAGTGCGTACTTTCCTGTGCCAAAGAACAGAGGCCACTACCCCAGCTGGGGTTTACTTGTTGCCTTGCAATGGATGGGGTCAAAATCCTGGCATCTGGTTTTGAGATGGATGAAAAG GTTGAAATTGGAAAGTTGGTGATTGCAATGGGAGGAGTCCTGCAGACAAAAGCATCATTAGATGTGAGCTTTGTTATTGTGAAGAATGTTTTGGCTGCAAAGTATAAG TGGGCTTACAACATTCTAAAGAAACCAATTGTCACTATTAATTGGCTTCATCAGTGCTGGAAAGAACACCGTCTTGTTCCTCAGGAGTCATTCAAAATCCTTCCTTTTTCTGGGTTGACAATTTCTGTCACCAGAGTTCCTGCAG ATGAGAGAAAGGATATGGAAAAGATTATCTTGCAAAATGGCGGAAAATACTCTCCTGAGCTGACCAGAAAGTGCTCACATTTAATTTGTGAT GTTCCAGAAGGTGACAAATTCAAGGTTGCCAAAAGATGGGGTTGCATACACACTGTTACCAAAAGGTGGTTTGAACAATCTGTTGCAAGACGAG CATGTCTTAATGAGGAGTCGTATCCTGTTCAGGCTGGTTCAAATACTTTGAGCACCGTTAGAATGACAAATCAGCATAGTCTGGAAAAGGGCATCAGAAACCTACAAGGGTTGTCCTCCTTGGCTACGGCATCGAATGCAGAACCTTTTTTCTGCAGTCGAGTGGCTGATTCAGATCTGGAAGCTACCCTCTCGCAAAATATGTCTGCTACATCTTCATATGTTCCAGTGTTTACAAAGGAGCCGGAGAACTCACCTGCTGAGTACCCAAAGAGTGATTACAGTGCTCCTGTCTCTACAAAGGGCGAGAAAAGTGGAGCAACTACAGAGCAGGAAAATAATGGTTGTGATGGTGTTGTTGCCGATGACTCTGAAACAGATGACAATGATCTTTATTTGGCAGATTGCAGAATCCTAATCGTTGGTTTTAATGCATCTGAAATGCGAAAACTTGTCAACCTAGTCCGAAAAGGTGGTGGTTCTCGTTACATGTCTTTCAGTGAAAAGTTGACACACATAATAGCTGGAAATCCATCAGAGAA TGAGATCAAAGAATTAAGAAATCTTGCGGCTTTGGGTGTAATTCATGTGGTAAAATCAGGATGGCTGGAGGATTGTGATCGTGAGAATAAAGAAGTTCCTGTTCTAAGGAAGCATATTGCTTATGATTTACTTCTTCCGAAAG ATCCTATGCACTGTAGTAACGGAGCTGCAATCACGACGACTATGAAAAGACAAGGAAAATCCTATGTGCATCCTATGTCTTCTGATGAACAAGCATGGAGAAGCAAGGATTCTAGATGTGCAATGCCATCATACGAAAACAAAGAACTAGAAAATATGAATGACGTTGGAACTTCTTTGGGAGAGAACGGGGTTCAACATCAGCCCTATGCTTCTAATGGCAAAGAAGAGCTCAAGATACCGAATGAATCCAGTTGTGCTGTTAATGGTAGAAAGCCATCTAGCGTGTTCGAGGGAAGGCAATTTTGCTTTTCAGCTTCATTTCCTGCTGATCGG AGAGCTGAAATTGTTGAGTGGGTTAATCAAGGGGGAGGAGTGGTGGTCAAAGATCAGAATGATACAAATGTGCATTTCACTGTCGAGTGTCATGGTATGTTGCGTTCCGAGAAAGCTGGTGCTGCGACTACTTTTGTATCAAGTCACTGGATTAAGTCTTGTCTGGAG GATGGATGCTTGCTGGATGTTGGTAATCACATCCTCTATTCTCCACTTCCATGCCGAGTTCCTTTCCCTGCATTTAAGAGTTTTCGCTTATGTGTTTCACAGTATGATGAGAAAGAAAGACAGTTGCTAAGAAATTTGTGTTTTACTATTGGAGCCAAATTTGTTGAGAAATTAACTAAAAAGGTCACACATTTGTTGTGTAAATTTACCGATGGCCCGAAATATGAGGCTGCATGTAAGTGGGGAATACAACCAGTCACTTGTGAGTGGATTTATGAGTGTATCAAGCAG AACAAAATTGTTTCTGCAGATCCATTTTATCCTAAAGAAGTCACCTCTGAAGATCGAGAAGCTGGGGCATGCACGGTGAGCCAGTTCCCCACACAAGCTTTTGGGATGATATCTGGTGATACTGTGTCCCAGCCTCAAACCCAGCACCAAGAACTTGTAAATGTGAGAACTGAAGCTTTTGCTGGTAGAAGTACTgcaaaggaagaaaagaagTATTCAAGCACATGGAATAAAAAGGCTAGGCTCTTGGTGGTTGAAGAACCCAAATGTTCATTGTCCTGCTCACCAAAAGAAAGTAATGCATTCTGTGGGGCAAGTCCCCCAGAAAAGAACCTGATAGGAAGTACTAATGAAGGTTCTTCCGCAGTTCCTGATGTAGCTGCTGCTATAGAGGACTTATTGGAGCAAACAAGCAAG ATCCATGATCAAAAGTCTCCATCGAGAAGCGAGTGTGATAAAGAA CTTTTTACATCTGGTTGTAACAATCTTGCTCAAGGTCATGGAGATCATCATGCTACGCTTGGATTGTCTAACCACTGGACAAACAG GTTTGAGAAAGAGGATGAAACCCACACTCATTCAGGAGATGCAACTGCAAATGTGTATGATCACTTTAGTGAAACGCAGACGGACTCTCAG GTTGTTGGATATGCAGAAGATTTGTCTGGAAGACAAATGATTATTGATAGAGTACGAACAAGGAGTTCTGGATTGACTTGA
- the LOC125877323 gene encoding uncharacterized protein LOC125877323 isoform X2, which produces MDGVKILASGFEMDEKVEIGKLVIAMGGVLQTKASLDVSFVIVKNVLAAKYKWAYNILKKPIVTINWLHQCWKEHRLVPQESFKILPFSGLTISVTRVPADERKDMEKIILQNGGKYSPELTRKCSHLICDVPEGDKFKVAKRWGCIHTVTKRWFEQSVARRACLNEESYPVQAGSNTLSTVRMTNQHSLEKGIRNLQGLSSLATASNAEPFFCSRVADSDLEATLSQNMSATSSYVPVFTKEPENSPAEYPKSDYSAPVSTKGEKSGATTEQENNGCDGVVADDSETDDNDLYLADCRILIVGFNASEMRKLVNLVRKGGGSRYMSFSEKLTHIIAGNPSENEIKELRNLAALGVIHVVKSGWLEDCDRENKEVPVLRKHIAYDLLLPKDPMHCSNGAAITTTMKRQGKSYVHPMSSDEQAWRSKDSRCAMPSYENKELENMNDVGTSLGENGVQHQPYASNGKEELKIPNESSCAVNGRKPSSVFEGRQFCFSASFPADRRAEIVEWVNQGGGVVVKDQNDTNVHFTVECHGMLRSEKAGAATTFVSSHWIKSCLEDGCLLDVGNHILYSPLPCRVPFPAFKSFRLCVSQYDEKERQLLRNLCFTIGAKFVEKLTKKVTHLLCKFTDGPKYEAACKWGIQPVTCEWIYECIKQNKIVSADPFYPKEVTSEDREAGACTVSQFPTQAFGMISGDTVSQPQTQHQELVNVRTEAFAGRSTAKEEKKYSSTWNKKARLLVVEEPKCSLSCSPKESNAFCGASPPEKNLIGSTNEGSSAVPDVAAAIEDLLEQTSKIHDQKSPSRSECDKELFTSGCNNLAQGHGDHHATLGLSNHWTNRFEKEDETHTHSGDATANVYDHFSETQTDSQVVGYAEDLSGRQMIIDRVRTRSSGLT; this is translated from the exons ATGGATGGGGTCAAAATCCTGGCATCTGGTTTTGAGATGGATGAAAAG GTTGAAATTGGAAAGTTGGTGATTGCAATGGGAGGAGTCCTGCAGACAAAAGCATCATTAGATGTGAGCTTTGTTATTGTGAAGAATGTTTTGGCTGCAAAGTATAAG TGGGCTTACAACATTCTAAAGAAACCAATTGTCACTATTAATTGGCTTCATCAGTGCTGGAAAGAACACCGTCTTGTTCCTCAGGAGTCATTCAAAATCCTTCCTTTTTCTGGGTTGACAATTTCTGTCACCAGAGTTCCTGCAG ATGAGAGAAAGGATATGGAAAAGATTATCTTGCAAAATGGCGGAAAATACTCTCCTGAGCTGACCAGAAAGTGCTCACATTTAATTTGTGAT GTTCCAGAAGGTGACAAATTCAAGGTTGCCAAAAGATGGGGTTGCATACACACTGTTACCAAAAGGTGGTTTGAACAATCTGTTGCAAGACGAG CATGTCTTAATGAGGAGTCGTATCCTGTTCAGGCTGGTTCAAATACTTTGAGCACCGTTAGAATGACAAATCAGCATAGTCTGGAAAAGGGCATCAGAAACCTACAAGGGTTGTCCTCCTTGGCTACGGCATCGAATGCAGAACCTTTTTTCTGCAGTCGAGTGGCTGATTCAGATCTGGAAGCTACCCTCTCGCAAAATATGTCTGCTACATCTTCATATGTTCCAGTGTTTACAAAGGAGCCGGAGAACTCACCTGCTGAGTACCCAAAGAGTGATTACAGTGCTCCTGTCTCTACAAAGGGCGAGAAAAGTGGAGCAACTACAGAGCAGGAAAATAATGGTTGTGATGGTGTTGTTGCCGATGACTCTGAAACAGATGACAATGATCTTTATTTGGCAGATTGCAGAATCCTAATCGTTGGTTTTAATGCATCTGAAATGCGAAAACTTGTCAACCTAGTCCGAAAAGGTGGTGGTTCTCGTTACATGTCTTTCAGTGAAAAGTTGACACACATAATAGCTGGAAATCCATCAGAGAA TGAGATCAAAGAATTAAGAAATCTTGCGGCTTTGGGTGTAATTCATGTGGTAAAATCAGGATGGCTGGAGGATTGTGATCGTGAGAATAAAGAAGTTCCTGTTCTAAGGAAGCATATTGCTTATGATTTACTTCTTCCGAAAG ATCCTATGCACTGTAGTAACGGAGCTGCAATCACGACGACTATGAAAAGACAAGGAAAATCCTATGTGCATCCTATGTCTTCTGATGAACAAGCATGGAGAAGCAAGGATTCTAGATGTGCAATGCCATCATACGAAAACAAAGAACTAGAAAATATGAATGACGTTGGAACTTCTTTGGGAGAGAACGGGGTTCAACATCAGCCCTATGCTTCTAATGGCAAAGAAGAGCTCAAGATACCGAATGAATCCAGTTGTGCTGTTAATGGTAGAAAGCCATCTAGCGTGTTCGAGGGAAGGCAATTTTGCTTTTCAGCTTCATTTCCTGCTGATCGG AGAGCTGAAATTGTTGAGTGGGTTAATCAAGGGGGAGGAGTGGTGGTCAAAGATCAGAATGATACAAATGTGCATTTCACTGTCGAGTGTCATGGTATGTTGCGTTCCGAGAAAGCTGGTGCTGCGACTACTTTTGTATCAAGTCACTGGATTAAGTCTTGTCTGGAG GATGGATGCTTGCTGGATGTTGGTAATCACATCCTCTATTCTCCACTTCCATGCCGAGTTCCTTTCCCTGCATTTAAGAGTTTTCGCTTATGTGTTTCACAGTATGATGAGAAAGAAAGACAGTTGCTAAGAAATTTGTGTTTTACTATTGGAGCCAAATTTGTTGAGAAATTAACTAAAAAGGTCACACATTTGTTGTGTAAATTTACCGATGGCCCGAAATATGAGGCTGCATGTAAGTGGGGAATACAACCAGTCACTTGTGAGTGGATTTATGAGTGTATCAAGCAG AACAAAATTGTTTCTGCAGATCCATTTTATCCTAAAGAAGTCACCTCTGAAGATCGAGAAGCTGGGGCATGCACGGTGAGCCAGTTCCCCACACAAGCTTTTGGGATGATATCTGGTGATACTGTGTCCCAGCCTCAAACCCAGCACCAAGAACTTGTAAATGTGAGAACTGAAGCTTTTGCTGGTAGAAGTACTgcaaaggaagaaaagaagTATTCAAGCACATGGAATAAAAAGGCTAGGCTCTTGGTGGTTGAAGAACCCAAATGTTCATTGTCCTGCTCACCAAAAGAAAGTAATGCATTCTGTGGGGCAAGTCCCCCAGAAAAGAACCTGATAGGAAGTACTAATGAAGGTTCTTCCGCAGTTCCTGATGTAGCTGCTGCTATAGAGGACTTATTGGAGCAAACAAGCAAG ATCCATGATCAAAAGTCTCCATCGAGAAGCGAGTGTGATAAAGAA CTTTTTACATCTGGTTGTAACAATCTTGCTCAAGGTCATGGAGATCATCATGCTACGCTTGGATTGTCTAACCACTGGACAAACAG GTTTGAGAAAGAGGATGAAACCCACACTCATTCAGGAGATGCAACTGCAAATGTGTATGATCACTTTAGTGAAACGCAGACGGACTCTCAG GTTGTTGGATATGCAGAAGATTTGTCTGGAAGACAAATGATTATTGATAGAGTACGAACAAGGAGTTCTGGATTGACTTGA